One genomic window of Desulfuribacillus stibiiarsenatis includes the following:
- a CDS encoding aldehyde ferredoxin oxidoreductase family protein — protein MNGYQGKLLRVDLSSNSVNVEPLSLEKAVAFIGGRGLAGKLIAEEIPAGIDALSEQNKLIIATGLLTGTTAPTAGRYMVVTKSPLNNTIASSNSGGFWGAELKFAGYDMVIIEGKASAPVYIYINDDQIEIRPADKYWGKWVAETTDELLEEVGDAKARVLTIGPAGEKLSRIASIMNEKDRAAGRTGVGAVMGSKNLKAIVVRGTNKVEVADADKYKEVISGIMKKIRENGVTGQGLPAYGTAILVNIINENGSLPTNNFQESYFDEADQISGEELAEKYLERKDPCFRCPIACGRYCKFDGDESGGPEYESVWAYGSNCGVSDLTAILKANKMCNELGLDTISAGATIAAAMELVQRGIIKPEEVDGPALEWGSSEAIVEWTRKMGLGEGLGAKLAMGSANLCAEYGSPELSMSVKKQELPAYDPRGIQGIGLNYATSNRGGCHVRGYLVSPEILGIPEKLDRFSIEGKAEWAKVFQDLTAVIDSLGLCLFTSFALSAQDYVDLYNAVSGKNITVDDLLTTGDRIWNVERLFNMQEGYTSKDDTLPKRLLEEEISSGPSKGNVSRLAEMLPLYYKARGWDENGVPTEEKKQGLGL, from the coding sequence ATGAATGGTTATCAAGGAAAGTTATTACGTGTAGATTTATCAAGTAATTCAGTGAACGTTGAACCATTATCATTGGAAAAGGCAGTTGCATTTATCGGAGGCAGAGGATTAGCAGGGAAATTAATTGCTGAGGAAATTCCAGCGGGAATCGACGCGCTAAGCGAGCAGAACAAATTGATTATTGCTACTGGCTTACTTACGGGAACTACTGCGCCTACTGCAGGTCGCTATATGGTTGTAACGAAATCTCCTTTAAATAACACGATTGCATCTTCTAACTCCGGTGGGTTCTGGGGCGCTGAATTAAAGTTTGCTGGATACGATATGGTGATTATTGAAGGTAAAGCAAGTGCGCCTGTGTATATTTACATAAACGATGACCAAATCGAAATTCGGCCAGCAGATAAGTACTGGGGTAAATGGGTAGCTGAGACTACCGATGAGCTACTTGAGGAAGTTGGAGATGCTAAGGCTAGAGTTCTAACAATAGGCCCTGCCGGAGAGAAACTTTCACGCATCGCTTCGATTATGAATGAGAAAGATCGTGCAGCTGGAAGAACGGGCGTAGGAGCTGTAATGGGCTCTAAAAACCTTAAAGCAATCGTAGTTCGAGGAACGAATAAAGTAGAAGTTGCAGATGCAGATAAATATAAAGAAGTTATTAGCGGTATCATGAAGAAAATTCGTGAAAATGGTGTTACAGGGCAAGGCTTACCTGCGTATGGAACTGCAATTTTAGTAAATATCATTAACGAGAACGGTTCATTGCCGACGAATAACTTCCAAGAAAGCTATTTTGATGAAGCTGATCAAATTTCAGGTGAAGAACTCGCTGAAAAGTATTTAGAGCGTAAAGACCCTTGTTTCCGCTGTCCTATTGCTTGTGGACGTTATTGTAAGTTTGATGGCGACGAAAGCGGAGGACCAGAATATGAATCCGTATGGGCATATGGTTCAAACTGTGGAGTATCCGATTTAACAGCTATTTTAAAAGCGAATAAAATGTGTAATGAATTGGGCCTTGATACAATCTCAGCGGGTGCTACTATTGCTGCTGCAATGGAGTTAGTACAACGTGGAATTATAAAGCCTGAAGAAGTTGATGGACCAGCCCTAGAATGGGGTAGTAGTGAAGCGATTGTAGAATGGACGAGAAAAATGGGTCTAGGAGAAGGTCTAGGGGCTAAGCTCGCAATGGGTTCTGCGAACTTATGTGCAGAGTATGGCAGTCCTGAGCTTTCTATGTCCGTGAAAAAGCAAGAGCTACCAGCGTACGATCCGCGCGGTATTCAAGGTATTGGATTGAATTATGCAACATCGAATCGTGGTGGCTGCCACGTACGTGGATACTTAGTATCTCCTGAAATTTTAGGAATTCCAGAGAAATTAGATAGATTCTCTATAGAAGGTAAGGCTGAATGGGCGAAGGTATTCCAAGACCTAACGGCTGTCATTGATAGCTTAGGGCTATGCTTATTTACTTCTTTTGCATTAAGTGCTCAGGATTATGTAGATCTTTATAACGCTGTAAGTGGCAAGAACATTACTGTAGATGATTTATTAACTACTGGAGACCGCATTTGGAATGTGGAAAGATTATTTAATATGCAAGAAGGATATACGTCAAAGGACGATACTCTTCCTAAGAGATTACTAGAAGAAGAAATTTCTAGCGGTCCATCTAAAGGTAATGTAAGTAGATTAGCAGAAATGCTACCGTTATATTACAAAGCTCGTGGTTGGGATGAGAATGGTGTTCCGACAGAGGAGAAAAAACAAGGTCTTGGTTTATAG
- a CDS encoding SLC13 family permease: MDPQMILTFTILLITTVLFIFGRFRTDIVALGSLLALTLTGILTTGEALAGFSNPIVIMIAGLFVVGAGIFQTGLARVVGKQLLKVAGNNETKLLIMIMLVVAFLSAFISNTGTVAVLMPVVVLLSFELKINPAKFLIPLAYASSLGGVLTLIGTAPNLVISQTLVQYGYGRLSFFDFTPIGAIALFTGIIFIVLVRNFLLPNDKNPQNSASGADLSLDELIDSYHLQSNIYRLTISPESEMIRKSLAELKLPNTYRVSVIGIERKHTTGKAVIHGYNGYSNIIPGPATVIEESDILYVQGALDQIKILCRENQLKLEDTITPNSIETGSIHKQLINKYIGIAEVLLTPNSNLVNHSIEEIHFREKYNLNVISINRKGHYIQKDVSKKKLLFGDALLVQGNWKDIELLSKDNQDVVVLGQTSKHASMAAASGKAPMAALIMLFMLGLMTLEIVPPVIAVLISAMFMLITGCVRNMDDAYRTINWESVILIAAMLPMATALEKTGGVAFLSETIIQKIGIYGPLAVLAGFYIMTTAFSQFISNTATAVIFAPIAITTALSLGVHPLPFLMTVAVSASMAFATPVASPTNALVMTAGNYKFSDFVKVGLPLQIVIGIVMILTLPMIYPF; the protein is encoded by the coding sequence GTGGATCCGCAAATGATATTAACATTTACTATCCTATTGATCACAACAGTATTATTCATTTTTGGACGGTTTCGCACAGATATCGTTGCTTTAGGATCTTTATTAGCATTGACTTTAACGGGCATATTGACGACTGGGGAAGCACTAGCCGGCTTCTCCAATCCTATAGTTATCATGATTGCGGGACTTTTTGTTGTTGGTGCAGGCATATTTCAAACTGGATTAGCCCGCGTAGTTGGGAAGCAACTATTAAAGGTAGCAGGAAATAATGAGACCAAACTATTAATTATGATTATGCTTGTTGTTGCATTTTTGAGTGCTTTCATTAGTAATACAGGAACTGTAGCGGTCTTAATGCCAGTCGTTGTGTTACTATCCTTCGAACTAAAAATTAACCCAGCTAAGTTCCTTATTCCCTTAGCTTATGCAAGTAGTCTTGGTGGAGTATTAACGTTAATTGGGACAGCCCCAAACTTAGTCATTAGTCAAACGCTTGTTCAATATGGATATGGACGCTTGTCTTTTTTTGACTTTACTCCTATTGGTGCGATTGCGCTCTTTACAGGAATAATATTTATCGTTCTAGTGAGAAACTTCTTACTACCTAATGATAAAAATCCTCAAAATTCAGCGAGTGGTGCTGATTTATCGTTAGATGAATTAATAGATTCGTATCATCTGCAGAGTAATATCTATCGCTTAACGATTTCACCAGAGTCAGAAATGATTCGAAAATCGCTAGCAGAATTAAAACTACCGAACACGTACCGTGTTAGTGTAATAGGAATCGAAAGAAAACATACGACAGGTAAAGCAGTGATTCATGGTTATAACGGTTATTCGAATATTATTCCTGGACCAGCCACGGTCATTGAAGAATCTGACATTTTATATGTGCAAGGCGCGTTAGATCAAATAAAGATATTATGTCGAGAGAACCAACTAAAGTTAGAGGATACCATTACTCCAAACTCTATAGAAACTGGATCTATACATAAACAGTTAATCAATAAGTATATAGGAATTGCTGAGGTTTTATTGACGCCAAATTCAAACTTAGTCAATCATTCCATAGAAGAGATTCACTTCCGTGAAAAATACAACCTGAATGTGATTAGCATTAATCGTAAAGGTCATTATATTCAGAAAGACGTCTCGAAGAAGAAACTACTCTTTGGAGATGCTTTATTAGTCCAAGGAAATTGGAAAGACATTGAATTGCTTTCTAAAGACAACCAGGATGTTGTTGTCCTCGGTCAAACAAGTAAGCATGCGAGTATGGCTGCCGCTAGCGGAAAAGCTCCGATGGCAGCACTGATTATGCTATTTATGTTGGGTTTAATGACTTTAGAAATCGTGCCACCTGTCATAGCAGTATTAATATCAGCCATGTTTATGTTAATTACAGGTTGTGTTCGTAATATGGATGACGCGTATCGCACCATTAATTGGGAAAGTGTTATCTTAATTGCTGCCATGTTACCGATGGCTACGGCTCTTGAGAAAACTGGTGGAGTTGCATTTCTGTCAGAGACTATTATACAGAAAATAGGCATATACGGACCGTTAGCTGTACTTGCTGGATTCTACATTATGACCACAGCATTCAGTCAATTTATTAGTAACACGGCAACTGCAGTGATTTTTGCACCGATTGCTATTACCACAGCTTTGAGTCTTGGGGTACATCCTTTACCTTTTCTTATGACAGTGGCGGTGTCAGCAAGTATGGCATTTGCAACGCCTGTAGCTTCACCTACGAATGCATTGGTTATGACAGCAGGGAATTATAAGTTTAGTGATTTCGTTAAAGTTGGCTTACCGCTACAAATTGTAATTGGTATTGTTATGATTTTAACTTTACCTATGATATATCCATTTTAA
- a CDS encoding glucose-6-phosphate isomerase — translation MKRVTFDWSNAKDYINLQEIQAYSEKVEKCHAELHEGTGQGNDFLGWLELPQKYNQEEFNRILKEAKRIQENSDILIVVGIGGSYLGARAVIESLQHTFYSLLPKEKRTAPQILYLGNNISSRYINDLLDVIIDRDVSVNVISKSGTTTEPAIAFRIIKDWLENKYGKEIAKSRIYATTDQQKGALKQLANEEGYETFVVPDDVGGRYSVLTAVGLLPIAVSGINIEELMQGAKDAYADLLAPNLMKNDAYLYAAIRNTLYNKGKTIEVFASYEPSLTYISEWWKQLFGESEGKDGKGIFPAAVNFTTDLHSMGQYVQDGLRNLFETVVYVETSNREIVIEAKEQDADELNYLAGKSLDFINYKALQGTMLAHTDGHVPNLTIMIPELSPYYIGYLLYFYQKTCAISGYLLGVNPFDQPGVEAYKKNMFALLGKPGYEDRKAELEKRLKG, via the coding sequence GTGAAACGAGTGACATTTGATTGGTCCAATGCAAAAGACTATATTAACTTACAGGAAATCCAAGCATATTCAGAAAAGGTAGAAAAATGCCATGCGGAGTTGCATGAAGGAACAGGACAGGGGAATGACTTTCTTGGTTGGTTAGAGCTGCCACAGAAATATAATCAAGAAGAATTTAATAGGATTTTAAAAGAAGCCAAAAGAATACAAGAAAACTCCGACATTCTGATTGTAGTAGGTATCGGTGGTTCATATTTGGGCGCACGCGCTGTCATTGAATCATTACAGCATACGTTCTATTCTCTGTTACCAAAAGAAAAGCGCACCGCTCCACAAATCCTTTATTTAGGAAATAATATTAGTTCACGATATATAAATGATTTGCTTGATGTGATAATAGATAGAGACGTATCTGTGAATGTTATATCTAAATCTGGTACTACAACAGAACCGGCGATTGCTTTTAGAATAATAAAAGATTGGTTAGAAAACAAGTATGGAAAAGAAATTGCAAAGAGCCGAATTTACGCCACCACAGATCAACAAAAAGGAGCATTAAAACAACTTGCAAACGAAGAAGGATATGAAACTTTTGTAGTGCCAGATGATGTAGGTGGGCGATACTCTGTTCTAACGGCTGTAGGATTATTACCGATTGCGGTTTCAGGAATTAATATAGAGGAATTGATGCAGGGAGCAAAGGATGCCTATGCAGATTTACTTGCACCTAATCTTATGAAAAATGACGCATATCTCTACGCAGCAATTCGTAATACTCTTTACAATAAAGGGAAAACAATAGAAGTGTTTGCGTCATACGAGCCTTCCTTGACGTATATATCCGAATGGTGGAAGCAACTATTTGGTGAAAGTGAAGGAAAAGATGGAAAAGGTATATTTCCAGCCGCAGTAAACTTTACGACTGACTTACATTCTATGGGCCAATATGTGCAAGATGGTCTAAGAAATTTATTTGAGACCGTTGTATACGTTGAAACCTCAAATCGTGAAATAGTCATAGAAGCTAAGGAACAAGATGCGGATGAACTCAATTATCTTGCAGGAAAGTCTTTAGATTTTATTAATTACAAAGCACTGCAAGGCACTATGTTAGCCCATACTGACGGGCATGTACCGAACCTTACAATTATGATTCCGGAATTGTCACCGTACTATATAGGCTATCTACTTTACTTTTACCAAAAAACCTGTGCGATTAGCGGTTATTTATTAGGAGTAAATCCGTTTGATCAACCAGGAGTAGAAGCATATAAGAAGAATATGTTTGCACTTCTAGGAAAGCCTGGTTATGAAGATAGGAAAGCTGAACTTGAAAAACGACTAAAGGGTTAA
- a CDS encoding DUF3892 domain-containing protein, translated as MNSGQPRLKVVEESSTGGNEKFEDTVTGEILTREQVIENIDKYSDYQVFTRNGKQFIRSMPDFNPDNNLE; from the coding sequence ATGAATTCTGGACAGCCAAGATTAAAGGTTGTAGAGGAAAGTAGTACTGGAGGAAATGAGAAGTTTGAAGATACTGTCACAGGTGAGATTCTTACCCGCGAACAAGTAATCGAGAACATTGATAAGTACTCCGATTATCAAGTATTTACACGTAATGGCAAGCAGTTTATTCGTTCTATGCCAGACTTTAATCCAGACAACAATTTAGAATAA